The following proteins are co-located in the Ignavibacteriales bacterium genome:
- a CDS encoding TonB-dependent receptor plug domain-containing protein produces MKQEYQYSGDYLRAYPFNFIKDLGFTGQPNETFIYGVGNNAISYLMDGIFYNDRYSNSLNLNLIQSEDVDPIEIIPYTARISWRL; encoded by the coding sequence TTGAAACAAGAATATCAATATTCCGGTGATTATTTAAGAGCCTATCCATTTAACTTTATAAAGGATTTAGGCTTTACGGGACAGCCAAATGAAACCTTTATTTACGGTGTTGGAAACAACGCAATTAGTTATTTGATGGATGGAATCTTTTATAACGATAGATATTCCAACTCATTAAATCTTAATCTTATACAAAGTGAAGATGTTGATCCGATAGAAATTATTCCATATACCGCGCGGATTTCATGGCGCTTATAA
- a CDS encoding glycogen-binding domain-containing protein — translation MYLYLSPASWRKRVNLFGQFNSWDRQSLPMKDTNGDGVLEVEISLDPGRYEYKFFVDGKEVIDPANPDKVPNGMGDFNSLRIIEESAKDKMFLHILGSEKVKMS, via the coding sequence ATATATCTTTACTTATCACCCGCAAGCTGGCGAAAAAGAGTAAATTTATTTGGTCAGTTTAATAGCTGGGATAGACAAAGCCTTCCGATGAAGGATACAAATGGCGATGGTGTGCTTGAAGTTGAAATTTCACTTGATCCTGGAAGATACGAATATAAATTTTTTGTTGATGGAAAAGAAGTTATTGATCCCGCTAATCCAGATAAAGTTCCAAATGGTATGGGAGATTTTAACTCGCTAAGAATAATTGAAGAATCTGCAAAAGACAAAATGTTTCTTCACATCCTGGGGTCAGAAAAAGTCAAAATGAGTTAA
- a CDS encoding alpha-glucosidase C-terminal domain-containing protein encodes MQKKFSGFGYNNLMGNIMDSHDKIRYMAYADGDLTINDGRASEFAWNNPPKVDNPKSYDKLKLHIAYLLTIPGIPIIYYGDEIGMTGAADPDNRRMMRFNDDELNELEKQTFEDVSKLIHIRKEHSALRYGDFLTLQADKDIYAYLRSDMNERILTIINKNSNQQKVELTLPVMYKVNKAKDLVSGKDLVVKNNQILLTSDGTKYLILELEK; translated from the coding sequence ATGCAAAAAAAGTTTTCAGGTTTTGGGTACAATAATTTAATGGGCAACATTATGGATAGCCATGATAAAATACGCTATATGGCTTATGCAGATGGCGATCTAACAATTAATGATGGAAGAGCAAGTGAATTTGCATGGAACAATCCACCCAAAGTTGATAATCCCAAAAGTTATGATAAACTAAAACTTCATATTGCATACTTGTTGACAATTCCTGGTATCCCTATTATTTATTACGGAGATGAAATTGGAATGACAGGCGCAGCTGATCCAGATAACAGAAGAATGATGCGCTTTAATGACGACGAGTTGAATGAGCTTGAAAAACAGACATTTGAAGATGTTAGCAAACTGATTCACATCAGAAAAGAACATTCTGCATTACGATATGGTGATTTTTTAACTCTACAAGCTGATAAAGATATTTATGCTTATTTAAGATCTGATATGAATGAGAGAATTTTGACAATTATAAATAAAAATTCTAATCAACAAAAAGTTGAATTGACTTTACCAGTAATGTATAAAGTAAACAAAGCAAAGGATCTTGTAAGTGGGAAAGATTTAGTTGTAAAGAATAACCAAATTTTGCTGACAAGTGATGGAACTAAATATTTAATTTTGGAATTAGAAAAATAA
- a CDS encoding AI-2E family transporter: protein MTEQIQRYIIAKFTVNLTAGIITTIVLAIIGVDFPIVWGLFVFLFNFIPTIGSAAALVFPVLFTLVQFDSFGTVILVLALMARHTNACIQCCRTNAAWQTT from the coding sequence ATTACTGAACAAATACAACGTTATATAATTGCAAAATTTACGGTTAATCTTACTGCCGGAATTATAACAACAATTGTTCTTGCAATTATTGGAGTAGATTTTCCGATTGTCTGGGGATTGTTTGTTTTTCTTTTCAACTTCATTCCAACGATTGGTTCTGCCGCTGCACTTGTGTTTCCTGTTTTGTTTACATTAGTTCAGTTTGATTCTTTTGGAACAGTAATTCTTGTGTTAGCTTTAATGGCCCGGCATACAAACGCTTGCATTCAATGTTGCCGAACCAATGCTGCTTGGCAAACGACTTAA
- a CDS encoding AI-2E family transporter yields MLLGKRLNLNPLLILLSVLVWGYIWGIVGMLLSVPLTAIIKIIISNSNSANMEFFEQLMSQEKL; encoded by the coding sequence ATGCTGCTTGGCAAACGACTTAACTTAAATCCTTTGTTAATTTTGCTTTCTGTTTTAGTGTGGGGTTACATTTGGGGAATTGTAGGAATGCTTCTCTCTGTTCCTCTTACTGCAATTATCAAAATTATCATTTCAAATTCCAATTCAGCTAATATGGAATTTTTTGAACAGTTGATGAGCCAAGAAAAACTATAA
- a CDS encoding DUF4922 domain-containing protein, giving the protein MINDELRKFLSIESIDKDLVIDFFNKFYKTYSNLMEEEQEPLLNLVSFYEEKYGWRVIVFLRAKHRPAVFFAEDESKMLVSPAAIDLGGVCVFPREEDYNKITKDQIANIFNEVFIDEKQFEMILMRLREIV; this is encoded by the coding sequence ATGATTAATGATGAATTGAGAAAATTTTTATCGATTGAAAGTATTGATAAAGATTTGGTTATTGATTTTTTTAATAAATTCTATAAAACATATTCTAATTTGATGGAAGAGGAGCAAGAGCCATTATTAAATCTTGTTTCTTTTTATGAAGAAAAATATGGATGGCGAGTAATAGTATTTCTAAGAGCAAAACACCGCCCAGCAGTTTTCTTTGCAGAAGATGAAAGTAAAATGTTGGTAAGTCCAGCAGCAATTGATTTAGGCGGGGTTTGTGTTTTCCCGCGTGAGGAAGACTATAACAAAATTACAAAAGATCAAATTGCGAATATATTTAATGAAGTTTTTATTGATGAGAAACAGTTTGAAATGATATTGATGAGATTAAGAGAAATAGTATAA
- a CDS encoding DUF4922 domain-containing protein — MSKDLSKHYSVIYNGPRCGASAPDHLHFQAGNKYFMPIDDEFHQIKNEYGKMIF; from the coding sequence TTGAGCAAAGATCTTTCAAAACACTATTCTGTTATTTACAACGGACCAAGATGCGGAGCTTCAGCACCGGATCATCTGCATTTTCAAGCCGGCAATAAATATTTCATGCCAATTGATGACGAGTTTCATCAAATTAAAAATGAATACGGTAAAATGATTTTTTGA
- a CDS encoding glycosyltransferase family 4 protein, whose amino-acid sequence MKILYSCLSKSWGGMEMVTLTGIKQLLKHNIIVELLCANDSRLQLEANNLGIIIHSVNISKLPNPITILKTSTIIKSGCYDLIHSHASKDLWVIVPALKIIKNKTLLFFTKHIGSFILKKDYLHNKIYSRINVAIAISSVIKNNLIDTTSLPPHKIELIYNGVDAKKFNPTISNRDRVRKEFSYSDNDIVIGMIARFSPGKGHRRILRSAKILSTKFINLKFMIVGEASRGEDDYANRIKSLSQNLKIENLILTGFRSDIPDVISAFDIFIFPSHAEAFGIALIEAMAMEKPSVCANSDGVLDIAVDGKTNILFQNKNAEDLAKKTEKLILDENLRLSIGKAARERVLKMFDIEIVTDKIIESYNNYLNRN is encoded by the coding sequence ATGAAAATACTTTATTCCTGTTTATCTAAAAGCTGGGGCGGAATGGAAATGGTTACGCTAACCGGAATAAAGCAACTTTTAAAACACAACATTATAGTTGAACTTCTTTGCGCCAATGATTCGAGGCTGCAATTAGAAGCGAATAATCTTGGAATAATAATTCATTCAGTTAATATTAGTAAACTTCCAAACCCTATTACAATATTAAAAACATCTACAATTATTAAATCCGGGTGTTATGATTTAATACATAGTCATGCATCTAAAGATTTGTGGGTAATTGTTCCAGCATTAAAAATTATAAAAAACAAAACACTTTTGTTTTTTACAAAACATATTGGATCATTTATTCTTAAAAAAGATTATTTACACAATAAAATTTATAGCAGAATTAATGTTGCAATAGCCATAAGTAGTGTGATAAAAAATAATTTAATCGATACAACTTCATTGCCACCCCATAAAATTGAATTAATTTACAATGGGGTAGATGCTAAAAAATTTAATCCAACAATTTCAAATCGGGATAGGGTGAGAAAAGAATTTAGTTATAGTGATAACGATATTGTAATTGGGATGATTGCAAGATTTAGTCCGGGGAAAGGACATAGAAGAATTTTAAGATCTGCAAAGATTCTCTCAACAAAATTTATCAACTTAAAATTTATGATAGTTGGCGAAGCAAGCCGTGGGGAAGATGATTATGCAAACAGGATTAAAAGCTTGAGTCAAAATCTTAAAATAGAAAATTTGATTCTTACTGGATTTCGAAGTGATATACCTGATGTTATTTCTGCTTTTGATATTTTCATTTTTCCATCGCATGCGGAGGCGTTTGGTATTGCACTTATTGAAGCTATGGCTATGGAAAAACCGTCGGTTTGTGCTAATTCCGATGGTGTGCTTGATATTGCGGTTGATGGGAAAACTAATATATTATTCCAGAATAAAAATGCGGAAGATCTTGCAAAGAAAACAGAGAAGCTTATTCTTGATGAGAATTTGAGATTATCTATTGGCAAAGCTGCTAGAGAGCGGGTTTTAAAAATGTTTGATATTGAAATTGTAACCGATAAAATAATCGAGAGTTACAATAATTATTTAAATAGAAATTGA
- a CDS encoding DUF4397 domain-containing protein: MNKFLNFLLVIVIFAITPNIFAQDANTRSLRLPNSSDFKPTTIKPNFAEGNIKWEETFNTLIQPSNWLVIDNDGSGSAYTFEQLITFTGGNVIPQAGQSFWFSNYTNANSSGLIDEWLISPQIPTIASGDSLIFYAGSIGGTYPDSLKVLISTTDQNPSSFTEIAYFLVSGPIGAWNRYAFDLSAFAGSQIYAAVNYYIVDGGPLGNNSDNVWVDHFIVTSGQSNTARVQVIHNSADVLAGSVDIYVNDALAIPDFEFRSATPFIDLPAGVTLNIGVAPGNSTSVNDTLKNFPVVLASGEKYVVFANGVLTSGYAPNPDSRSTDFTLFVKPMAQEVGTGSGVDLFVLHGSTDAPTVDVKVRELSSATIVDDAAYGDITPYLTAPAQSITLDLYLGNGVNYVASFTAPLTGLGGGSAAVFASGFLDPTSNQNGAAFGLFAALANGTVVQLPAATAPSARVQVIHNSADVLAGSVDVYVNDALAIPDFAFRTATPFIDLPAGVTLNIGVAPGNSTSVNDTLANFPVILSADEKYVVIANGLLTGGYLPNPDGRNTGFTLLVKTMARETAVGSDVDLFVLHGSTDAPTVDVKAREAGNLVLVNDAAYGDLTPYFSVPAGNYTLDLYLADGTTLVASFIAPLAGLSGGAAAVFASGFLNPSGNQNGAAFGLFAALPNGTVISLNQGVVPVELSAFTANVKGSDVSLSWSTATETNNNGFEIQRKSGESFVSIGFVRGKGTTTEIQNYSFTDSKLPVGSYSYRLKQVDFDGSFEYSNILNVDLTAPSVFALEQNYPNPFNPSTIISYSIPQNSFVTIKVYDILGNEVSTLVNQTQSAGKYDLRFDASSLSNGVYLYSIKTDNFSSTKKMILMK, encoded by the coding sequence ATGAACAAATTCCTAAACTTTTTGCTGGTAATTGTAATTTTTGCAATTACGCCCAATATTTTTGCACAGGATGCAAACACAAGAAGCTTAAGGCTTCCCAATAGTTCAGACTTTAAGCCTACAACAATAAAGCCCAATTTTGCTGAAGGAAACATCAAATGGGAAGAAACATTTAACACTTTGATTCAACCATCTAATTGGCTTGTAATAGATAACGATGGGAGCGGATCAGCCTACACTTTTGAACAACTAATAACTTTTACTGGCGGAAACGTAATTCCACAAGCTGGACAAAGTTTTTGGTTCAGTAATTATACAAATGCAAACAGCAGTGGGTTGATAGATGAATGGTTAATTAGTCCACAAATTCCAACAATTGCATCTGGTGATAGCTTGATTTTTTATGCTGGTTCAATTGGTGGAACATACCCGGATTCTTTAAAAGTTTTAATTTCAACAACTGATCAAAATCCAAGTAGTTTTACAGAAATAGCATACTTCTTAGTAAGTGGCCCGATTGGCGCCTGGAATAGATATGCTTTTGATCTTTCTGCATTTGCAGGATCACAAATTTATGCCGCTGTTAATTATTACATTGTAGACGGAGGACCATTAGGAAATAACTCTGATAATGTTTGGGTTGATCATTTTATTGTTACTTCAGGACAATCCAATACAGCAAGAGTACAAGTCATTCATAATTCTGCAGATGTTCTAGCCGGCAGTGTAGATATTTATGTTAATGATGCATTGGCAATTCCAGATTTTGAATTTCGTTCTGCAACACCATTTATTGATTTGCCTGCTGGTGTTACATTAAATATTGGTGTGGCTCCGGGTAATAGTACATCAGTAAATGATACATTGAAGAATTTTCCGGTTGTTTTAGCCAGTGGTGAAAAATATGTAGTATTTGCAAATGGAGTTTTAACTTCCGGATACGCTCCAAACCCTGATAGTAGAAGCACAGACTTTACATTATTTGTAAAGCCCATGGCGCAAGAAGTTGGAACGGGCTCGGGTGTTGATTTATTTGTATTGCACGGATCAACAGATGCGCCAACTGTTGATGTAAAAGTTCGCGAACTATCCAGCGCAACAATAGTTGATGATGCAGCTTATGGTGATATAACCCCTTATCTTACAGCGCCTGCGCAAAGTATAACTTTAGATTTATATCTTGGTAACGGTGTTAACTATGTAGCATCATTCACTGCACCGCTAACCGGTTTAGGTGGTGGATCAGCAGCAGTATTTGCCTCTGGTTTCCTTGATCCAACATCAAATCAAAATGGAGCAGCCTTTGGTTTGTTTGCAGCTTTAGCAAACGGAACTGTTGTTCAATTGCCTGCAGCCACAGCTCCTAGTGCAAGAGTACAGGTTATTCACAACTCGGCAGATGTATTGGCTGGTAGTGTGGATGTTTATGTAAATGATGCTTTAGCAATTCCTGATTTTGCTTTTAGAACAGCAACTCCGTTTATTGATCTTCCTGCGGGCGTTACATTAAACATAGGTGTTGCCCCTGGTAACAGCACATCTGTAAATGATACATTGGCAAATTTTCCTGTAATACTTTCTGCTGATGAAAAATATGTTGTAATTGCTAATGGATTGTTAACCGGTGGTTATTTACCAAATCCTGATGGAAGAAATACAGGATTTACCCTTTTAGTAAAAACAATGGCTAGAGAAACGGCAGTTGGTTCTGATGTTGATTTATTTGTATTACACGGATCTACAGATGCACCGACAGTTGATGTAAAAGCAAGAGAAGCAGGTAACCTTGTATTAGTTAATGACGCAGCTTATGGAGATCTAACTCCTTATTTCTCTGTACCTGCAGGTAATTACACTCTTGATCTATATCTGGCAGATGGGACAACATTGGTTGCCTCCTTTATAGCCCCGTTGGCGGGATTAAGCGGCGGAGCTGCAGCAGTTTTTGCTTCTGGGTTCCTTAACCCTTCGGGCAATCAAAATGGAGCAGCATTTGGTTTGTTTGCAGCACTTCCAAATGGAACGGTCATTTCCCTAAATCAAGGAGTCGTTCCTGTTGAATTAAGTGCGTTTACAGCTAATGTTAAAGGCTCAGATGTAAGCCTTAGTTGGTCAACTGCTACAGAAACAAATAACAACGGATTTGAAATACAAAGAAAATCAGGTGAAAGTTTTGTAAGTATCGGTTTTGTTAGAGGGAAAGGAACTACAACAGAAATACAGAACTATTCATTCACAGATTCTAAGTTGCCAGTAGGAAGTTATTCATACAGACTTAAGCAAGTGGATTTTGATGGATCGTTTGAATATTCGAATATTCTAAATGTAGATTTAACAGCACCGTCTGTATTTGCATTAGAACAAAATTATCCAAACCCATTCAATCCATCAACAATAATCAGTTACAGTATTCCACAAAATTCATTTGTAACTATTAAAGTATATGATATACTAGGCAATGAAGTATCAACACTTGTAAATCAAACACAATCAGCTGGAAAGTATGATCTAAGATTTGATGCATCAAGTTTAAGTAATGGTGTCTATTTATATTCAATAAAAACGGATAATTTCAGTTCAACAAAAAAGATGATCTTAATGAAATAA
- a CDS encoding T9SS type A sorting domain-containing protein yields MFESSNGNICVAGFSIPSALYIYNSTGTLLNSFNAVTGLRGCYQLPGGNYIVTNGSFIAEIDDTTGALVRNIVSGISAQYVNLIDFSIVPVELTSFVGSNVNGNVVLNWNTATEINNSGFQIQKSSDRINFTNIAFVPGFGTTTEPQSYSYIDNSVSNGKFYYRLKQIDFNGEFAYSEIVEVEVTAPSVFALEQNYPNPFNPSTIISYSIPQNSFVTLKVYDIIGNEVATLVNQTQSAGKYDLRFDASNLSNGVYFYSIKADNFNSTKKMILMK; encoded by the coding sequence ATGTTTGAATCATCTAATGGTAATATTTGTGTTGCGGGATTTTCAATTCCATCCGCGTTGTATATTTACAACTCAACTGGAACACTGCTAAACTCGTTTAACGCAGTTACAGGTTTGCGTGGATGTTATCAGTTGCCTGGTGGAAATTATATCGTTACTAATGGATCTTTTATAGCAGAAATAGATGATACTACCGGCGCACTTGTTAGAAATATTGTATCCGGTATCAGTGCACAGTACGTAAATTTAATTGATTTTTCAATAGTACCTGTTGAGCTAACTTCGTTTGTTGGATCAAACGTTAATGGCAATGTGGTGCTTAACTGGAATACAGCAACTGAGATAAATAATTCCGGATTTCAAATTCAAAAAAGTTCCGATAGAATTAATTTTACTAATATCGCATTTGTTCCTGGATTCGGTACAACAACGGAACCACAAAGTTATTCATATATCGATAACTCTGTAAGCAATGGAAAATTTTACTATAGATTAAAACAAATTGATTTCAATGGTGAGTTTGCTTATTCAGAAATCGTTGAAGTTGAAGTTACTGCCCCTTCTGTATTCGCTTTAGAGCAGAATTATCCAAACCCATTCAATCCATCAACAATAATTAGTTACAGCATTCCGCAAAATTCATTTGTAACGCTAAAGGTTTATGACATAATTGGAAATGAAGTTGCAACACTTGTTAATCAAACACAATCAGCAGGAAAGTATGATCTAAGATTTGATGCATCAAACTTGAGCAATGGAGTATACTTTTACAGCATAAAAGCAGATAATTTCAATTCAACAAAGAAAATGATTTTAATGAAATAA
- a CDS encoding DNA-3-methyladenine glycosylase I produces the protein MTRCPWPAQDDLYIKYHDKEWGLPIHNDKKLFGFLLLEGFQAGLSWRTILYKRQNFRKAFDNFDFNKVAKYDKRKINSLMKNAGIIRNQLKINSAVTNAKAFLEVRKEFGTFDKYIWGFVNCKPIKNKFKSIKELPARTELSDLISEDLKKRGFKFVGSTIIYAHMQATGMVNDHLISCFRHSEL, from the coding sequence ATGACTCGCTGTCCCTGGCCAGCCCAAGATGACTTATATATTAAATATCACGATAAAGAATGGGGATTACCAATCCACAACGATAAAAAGCTTTTTGGATTTTTATTACTGGAGGGTTTTCAAGCTGGATTAAGCTGGAGAACAATTCTTTATAAAAGACAAAACTTTCGAAAAGCATTTGATAATTTTGATTTTAACAAAGTTGCTAAATATGATAAACGAAAAATTAATTCTTTAATGAAGAATGCTGGAATCATTCGAAATCAGTTGAAAATAAATTCAGCAGTGACAAATGCAAAAGCATTTTTAGAAGTAAGAAAAGAATTTGGAACCTTTGATAAATACATTTGGGGATTTGTAAACTGTAAACCAATAAAAAATAAATTCAAATCAATAAAAGAACTGCCAGCAAGAACAGAACTTTCTGATTTGATAAGTGAAGATCTGAAAAAACGAGGATTCAAGTTTGTTGGTTCAACTATTATCTATGCGCACATGCAAGCAACTGGGATGGTAAATGATCATTTAATAAGTTGTTTTAGACACAGTGAATTGTGA
- a CDS encoding NAD(P)H-binding protein encodes MQTILGSSGIIGTELAKALTKYTDKIRLVSRKPKRVNPTDQLVVADLTNAQQVLSAVNGSQVVYLTVGLQYKISVWQKQWPVIMQNVIDACKTHKAKLVFFDNVYAYGLVNGWMREDTRINPTSKGNKAQWFIDANKKHSMTYTPDAGKATALLGNTNSAYNQIWHLPTDKNVLTGKEFIEIAAKAFSAKPNYTVLKMWMIKMVGLFIPIVKESIEMLYQNEYDYLFDSTKFEKAFNFVPISYKDGIAETVKSMK; translated from the coding sequence ATGCAAACCATACTAGGTTCATCCGGTATAATAGGTACAGAGCTTGCCAAAGCTTTAACTAAATATACGGACAAGATCAGACTTGTAAGCCGCAAGCCCAAACGTGTAAATCCAACAGATCAACTAGTTGTTGCTGATCTTACAAATGCACAACAAGTTTTATCCGCTGTTAATGGTTCTCAAGTTGTCTATCTAACCGTTGGACTTCAATACAAAATCAGCGTTTGGCAAAAACAATGGCCAGTAATTATGCAAAATGTTATTGATGCTTGTAAAACACACAAAGCTAAACTTGTTTTCTTTGATAATGTTTATGCTTATGGTTTGGTAAATGGATGGATGAGAGAAGATACACGTATCAATCCAACTAGTAAAGGAAACAAAGCGCAATGGTTTATTGATGCGAATAAAAAACATTCGATGACTTACACTCCCGATGCAGGAAAAGCAACAGCACTTTTAGGAAATACGAATTCAGCCTACAATCAAATCTGGCATTTACCAACCGATAAAAATGTTTTAACAGGTAAGGAATTTATTGAGATTGCAGCAAAAGCATTTAGTGCTAAACCAAATTACACGGTTTTGAAAATGTGGATGATAAAAATGGTTGGATTGTTCATTCCTATTGTAAAAGAAAGTATTGAAATGCTATATCAAAACGAGTACGATTATTTATTTGACAGCACTAAGTTTGAAAAAGCATTTAATTTTGTCCCAATAAGTTATAAAGATGGTATTGCAGAAACTGTAAAATCAATGAAATAA
- a CDS encoding VOC family protein produces the protein MSLKIKYVHTNIVAKNWKRLADFYIKVFGCSIVPPIRKYNGKDLDSAVNIKNVLLRGVHLRLPGYKTNGPTLEIFSYSPVLKKQNRKVNTPGLTHLAFEVNNVNIAYKMVIENGGNKVGKTISLKRSDGKKVTWCYVKDPEGNMIELQKWDK, from the coding sequence ATGTCATTAAAAATCAAATACGTCCACACAAACATTGTTGCAAAAAATTGGAAACGACTTGCAGATTTTTATATCAAAGTATTTGGATGTTCAATCGTTCCACCAATTAGAAAGTATAATGGAAAAGATTTAGATTCTGCTGTTAACATTAAAAACGTGTTATTACGTGGCGTTCATCTTCGATTGCCAGGTTATAAAACAAACGGACCGACTTTAGAAATATTTTCATATTCTCCAGTACTTAAAAAACAAAACCGAAAAGTAAATACTCCAGGATTAACTCATCTCGCATTTGAAGTAAATAATGTTAATATTGCTTATAAAATGGTTATTGAAAACGGCGGAAATAAAGTAGGGAAAACAATTTCATTAAAAAGATCAGATGGGAAAAAAGTAACATGGTGTTATGTAAAAGATCCGGAAGGTAATATGATAGAACTTCAAAAGTGGGATAAATAG
- a CDS encoding DUF1059 domain-containing protein produces MKTMTCNQLAGACNKEFKTDSFEEIAELSKKHGLDMFQKGDEAHIKKMNEMMELMKDPDAMNKWFADKKQEFEALPEDE; encoded by the coding sequence ATGAAAACGATGACTTGTAATCAACTTGCTGGGGCTTGTAATAAAGAATTTAAAACTGACAGTTTTGAGGAAATAGCTGAATTGAGTAAAAAGCATGGTCTGGATATGTTTCAGAAGGGTGATGAGGCACATATTAAAAAGATGAATGAAATGATGGAATTAATGAAAGATCCTGATGCTATGAATAAATGGTTTGCAGACAAGAAACAAGAATTTGAAGCCCTTCCCGAAGACGAATAG
- a CDS encoding inner membrane CreD family protein, translating to MKKESITLRIILIAAVIIILLVPLFMIQSLITERQYYRDEAVREVSKSWAEAQTVGGPILTLIDKSENLDKEGNKFNTYIRHHYLPDSLIYNVEVVPEKRRRGIYDILLYTAKINISGSINIDTIREKFSNQKFDQSFLSINVSDLKGIQNEPQLKINESTLSLFPGLKNIDIYQNGLFADVQLNENTNKFDFNLELNLNGIDDLSFLPVGKSTMVKVKSSWNNPSFSGTFFAFFKDSQ from the coding sequence TTGAAAAAAGAATCAATCACACTTCGAATAATTTTAATAGCAGCGGTAATAATAATATTGCTTGTTCCACTCTTTATGATTCAATCATTAATAACTGAAAGACAATATTATAGGGATGAAGCTGTGCGAGAAGTAAGCAAAAGTTGGGCTGAAGCACAAACTGTGGGTGGACCAATTTTAACTCTAATTGACAAAAGTGAAAATTTGGATAAAGAAGGAAACAAATTCAATACTTACATTCGACACCATTATTTGCCTGATAGTTTGATTTACAATGTTGAAGTTGTTCCTGAAAAAAGGAGACGCGGTATTTATGATATTTTACTTTACACCGCAAAAATTAATATCAGCGGATCAATTAACATAGACACTATAAGGGAAAAATTTTCAAATCAAAAATTTGATCAATCTTTTCTTTCAATTAATGTCAGTGATTTAAAGGGAATACAAAATGAACCGCAGCTAAAAATAAATGAATCCACATTATCTCTTTTTCCAGGATTAAAAAATATAGACATTTATCAAAATGGATTATTTGCAGATGTTCAGCTAAATGAAAATACAAACAAGTTTGATTTTAATTTAGAATTAAATTTAAACGGTATTGATGATCTTTCATTTTTGCCTGTTGGTAAATCTACAATGGTAAAAGTAAAATCATCGTGGAATAATCCAAGTTTTAGCGGGACGTTTTTTGCCTTTTTCAAGGACAGTCAATAA
- a CDS encoding inner membrane CreD family protein, whose translation MPFSRTVNKDGFSADWKVNHFNRSFPQNWDDNAENIFQSTFGIKFLIPVDEYQQTIRTSKYGLMIIVLTFLSLFMIELFGEITIHPIQYLLVGLALVIFYSLLLSISEYLSFDFSYLISSLLVISLISFYVKNIYKSFKVGGLIFTALIVFYGFMYTILLLQDYSLLIGNIALFLILAIVMMLTRKLNWFEVLKSKTT comes from the coding sequence TTGCCTTTTTCAAGGACAGTCAATAAAGATGGATTCAGCGCGGACTGGAAAGTAAATCATTTTAACAGAAGTTTTCCACAAAACTGGGATGACAATGCTGAAAATATTTTTCAAAGTACGTTTGGAATAAAATTTCTAATACCAGTTGATGAGTATCAACAAACTATACGTACATCAAAATATGGTTTAATGATAATTGTACTAACCTTTCTTAGCCTTTTTATGATAGAACTTTTTGGGGAAATCACAATACATCCAATTCAATATCTTTTAGTCGGTTTGGCATTAGTTATTTTTTATTCGTTACTGCTTTCAATTTCAGAATATCTCTCTTTTGATTTTTCATATTTGATATCTTCTTTACTTGTCATCTCATTAATTAGCTTTTATGTAAAGAACATCTATAAAAGCTTTAAGGTTGGTGGATTAATTTTTACCGCATTAATAGTTTTCTACGGATTTATGTACACAATACTTTTATTACAAGATTACTCTTTATTGATTGGAAACATCGCTTTGTTCTTAATACTTGCAATAGTAATGATGCTAACACGTAAATTAAATTGGTTTGAGGTTCTAAAGTCTAAAACAACTTAG